In a single window of the Carassius carassius chromosome 26, fCarCar2.1, whole genome shotgun sequence genome:
- the gnptab gene encoding N-acetylglucosamine-1-phosphotransferase subunits alpha/beta, producing the protein MLIINSVLKLLQRQTYTCLSHRYGLYLCFGGLVLMIVSAFQFGEVVVEWSRDQYHVLFDSYRDNVAGKSFQTRLCLPMPIDVVYTWVNGTDVDLLKELRAVRQQLEDEQKALRERLGKNESEITEAPKGRPECLLSHCIMGPVLVLDPPLPANITLKELPTLSVAFSTAKQLLQVSKPLQPSSSVSVLLFHSHSDAEKAHTDALKDGLTHSISRGYLTTDKEAPGLVRMQTLAYLSGFPASLKETEQLRVKLPAVVTSKIKQLQLYSEAGIALLHLNTAQDFTDLTQQAKKNLTLEGKELTVSPAYLFWDLSAISQSKQDEDVSASRFEDNEELRYSLRSIEKHAPWVRHIFIVTNGQIPSWLNLDNPRVSVVTHQDIFQNQTHLPTFSSPAIETHIHRIPGLSQKFIYLNDDVMFGKDVWPDDFYSHSKGQKVYLTWPVPNCAEGCPGSWIKDGYCDKACNNSACDWDGGDCQGTAGSSRFGGVGGAVIGGGQPWQFGGGLGGLGGVSFCNQGCANSWLADKFCDQACNVLACGFDVGDCGQDNFNQLHRVVLRRNHTLYTLPQGELRPYLSFSGLANRVSEAQVADNPALRHTSVANKWKTIHLLLLPGHNATQIHYNITFQDANNHDFTMTFSVAVDTRELPRSNVSAPVQEKDEEPKPTAVTPEPVVLFENVPKEKQGPRVREKPHGGVETVQVPALNESLLPEEVKLELQKLNEKLILGDITIKGFNLTKAVLLGPFKDKAMLLLNNKGSEKQDQDIKAKHSNEDQKPSVISQHQDERAARVKRANGDEESKKNSLSLVPVQIDGVTPKAQSRLFGIEKPLASKLLSTLMGNLSKERDSENEAHLRGRPVGRKLQYYTSGLDRGFLPWEKRKFFQDLLEEEERLQSELQYAADGTATGRRLRDTFADSLRYVNRLLNAQFGFTSRKVPAHMPHMIDRLIMQELQDTFPQEFDKTSFHRVRHSEDMQFAFSYFYFLMSAVQQLNISEVFDEIDTDHSGVLSDREIRTLATRIHELPLSLQDLTSLEQMLINCSKTLPSNLTQLHTVRPTQEAYYDPSMPPVTKGLVTHCKPITERIHKAFKDQNKYKFEIMGEEEIAFKMIRTNVSHVVGQLDDIRKNPRKFICLNDNIDHSHKDASTVKAVLRDFYESMFPLPSQFELPREYRNRFLHMTELQEWRIYRDKLKFWTHCVLVTLVVFTVLSFFAEQLIMLKRRLFPRRRVSKDTNPERV; encoded by the exons GTTGATCATTAATTCGGTGCTTAAACTGCTGCAGCGGCAGACCTACACCTGTCTGTCACATCGCTATGGACTGTACCTGTGCTTCGGAGGACTAGTCCTCATGATAGTGTCTGCTTTTCAGTTTGGAGAG GTTGTGGTGGAGTGGAGTCGAGATCAGTACCATGTTTTGTTTGATTCCTACAGAGATAATGTTGCAGGAAAGTCCTTTCAGACGAG GCTTTGCCTACCGATGCCCATTGATGTGGTTTACACCTGGGTAAACGGCACGGATGTGGACCTGCTGAAGGAACTTCGTGCTGTGAGACAGCAGCTGGAAGATGAACAGAAGGCCTTGAG GGAGCGTCTTGGAAAAAATGAATCGGAAATAACTGAAGCTCCTAAGGGAAG GCCAGAATGTCTGCTGTCCCACTGCATCATGGGTCCTGTGCTGGTGCTGGATCCACCCCTTCCTGCCAACATCACATTGAAGGAGCTGCCAACTCTTTCAGTAGCATTCTCCACTGCAAAACAACTCTTACAAGTGTCCAAACCTCTCCAACCCTCCTCAAGCGTGTCTGTTCTTCTCTTCCACTCCCACAGTGACG CTGAAAAAGCCCATACAGACGCTTTGAAGGATGGATTGACACACTCCATCAGCAGAGGTTATCTG ACGACTGATAAAGAGGCTCCAGGGCTGGTCCGCATGCAAACTCTGGCCTACTTGAGCGGGTTCCCTGCGTCACTGAAGGAAACTGAGCAGCTCAGGGTCAAACTACCAGCTGTGGTGACCAGTAAAATCAAACAG TTGCAGCTGTACTCGGAGGCCGGTATTGCTCTTCTCCACCTAAACACAGCGCAGGATTTTACTGACCTCACCCAGCAGGCCAAGAAGAACCTGACGTTGGAAGGAAAAGAGCTCACAGTCAGTCCGGCATACCTCTTCTGGGACCTTAGCGCCATCTCACAG TCTAAACAGGATGAGGATGTTTCTGCCAGTCGGTTTGAAGACAATGAGGAGCTGCGTTATTCACTACGTTCTATTGAAAAACATGCACCATGGGTGCGGCACATCTTTATCGTAACCAATGGACAGATACCGTCTTGGCTAAACCTGGATAACCCTCGTGTTTCAGTGGTCACTCACCAG GACATTTTTCAGAACCAGACCCACCTGCCTACATTCAGTTCTCCTGCCATAGAGACTCACATTCACCGAATCCCAGGACTCTCTCAAAAGTTCATCTACCTCAATGATGACGTCATGTTTGGCAAGGATGTGTGGCCTGATGACTTCTACAGCCACTCTAAAGGTCAAAAG GTGTATCTCACCTGGCCTGTACCAAACTGTGCCGAGGGCTGCCCAGGCTCCTGGATCAAAGACGGCTACTGTGACAAGGCCTGCAACAACTCTGCATGTGATTGGGATGGAGGAGACTGTCAAG GTACTGCAGGCAGCAGTCGTTTTGGAGGAGTGGGCGGTGCTGTGATCGGAGGCGGGCAGCCTTGGCAGTTCGGCGGTGGTCTCGGAGGATTGGGAGGCGTGTCCTTCTGTAACCAAGGCTGCGCTAACTCTTGGTTGGCTGATAAATTCTGTGACCAGGCGTGTAATGTTCTTGCATGTGGGTTCGATGTTGGTGACTGCGGACAAG aTAATTTCAACCAGTTGCACCGCGTCGTCCTTCGGAGGAACCACACGCTTTACACCCTGCCTCAGGGAGAGCTCAGACCGTATCTTAGCTTCTCAGGGCTGGCTAACCGTGTGTCTGAGGCACAGGTCGCTGATAACCCAGCGCTCCGTCACACTTCTGTCGCCAACAAATGGAAGACCATCCACCTGCTGCTGCTGCCCGGACACAACGCCACTCAGATCCACTACAACATCACCTTTCAGGACGCGAATAACCACGACTTCACCATGACTTTCTCTGTAGCAGTGGATACCCGAGAGCTCCCCAGATCAAACGTATCCGCTCCGGTGCAGGAGAAAGACGAGGAGCCTAAACCGACCGCTGTGACCCCAGAACCAGTGGTCCTGTTTGAAAATGTTCCCAAAGAAAAACAAGGCCCAAGAGTTAGAGAGAAACCCCATGGTGGTGTAGAGACTGTACAGGTGCCTGCGTTAAATGAATCTCTTTTGCCTGAGGAAGTGAAGCTTGAGTTACAGAAGCTGAACGAGAAGCTAATATTAGGTGACATTACTATTAAAGGCTTTAATTTGACCAAAGCAGTGCTGCTGGGGCCATTCAAAGACAAAGCTATGCTTTTACTAAACAATAAAGGCTCTGAAAAACAAGACCAGGACATAAAAGCAAAGCACTCGAATGAAGACCAGAAGCCTTCTGTAATCAGTCAACATCAGGATGAAAGAGCAGCGAGGGTAAAACGAGCAAATGGAGATGAGGAAAGCAAGAAAAACTCTCTGTCTCTTGTCCCAGTTCAGATTGATGGTGTTACACCGAAGGCTCAGTCAAGATTGTTCGGCATAGAGAAACCCCTCGCATCTAAGCTTCTCAGCACCCTGATGGGAAACTTGTCTAAAGAGAGAGATTCAGAAAATGAAGCCCACCTCCGCGGGCGGCCAGTGGGTCGTAAACTTCAGTATTACACATCTGGCTTGGACCGGGGCTTCCTTCCATGGGAGAAGAGGAAGTTCTTTCAGGATCTGCTGGAG GAAGAGGAGCGTCTACAGAGTGAACTGCAGTATGCAGCTGACGGGACGGCCACTGGACGCAGGTTGCGGGACACTTTTGCTGATTCACTCCGCTATGTCAACAGACTCTTGAATGCTCAGTTCGGCTTCACTTCCCGCAAAGTGCCTGCCCACATGCCTCACATGATTGACAGGCTCATCATGCAGGAGCTACAGGACAC CTTCCCTCAGGAGTTTGATAAGACGTCGTTCCACCGTGTGCGTCACTCAGAGGACATGCAGTTTGCATTTTCTTATTTCTACTTCTTGATGAGTGCGGTGCAGCAGCTCAATATATCTGAAGTGTTTGACGAAATTGACACAGACCACTCTGGCGTGCTCTCTGACCGTGAGATTCGCACGTTGGCCACACGTATCCATGAACTCCCCTTAAGCCTTCAG GATTTGACCAGTCTGGAGCAGATGCTTATAAACTGCTCGAAGACTCTTCCGTCTAACCTCACACAACTCCATACTGTCCGCCCCACCCAGGAGGCCTATTACGACCCCAGCATG CCGCCCGTCACAAAAGGTTTAGTAACCCACTGCAAACCTATCACAGAGAGGATCCACAAAGCCTTCAAGGACCAGAATAAATACAA atttgaaatTATGGGCGAGGAAGAGATCGCCTTTAAGATGATAAGGACCAATGTCTCCCATGTTGTGGGGCAGCTCGATGACATCAGGAAGAACCCTAG GAAGTTTATCTGCCTGAATGACAATATTGACCACAGCCATAAGGACGCCAGCACAGTCAAAGCTGTACTGAGGGACTTCTATGAGTCAATGTTCCCGTTGCCGTCTCAGTTTGAGCTGCCCAGGGAATACAGAAACCGTTTCCTTCACATGACAGAGCTGCAGGAGTG GCGAATATACAGAGACAAGCTGAAGTTCTGGACCCACTGTGTGCTGGTGACGTTAGTCGTCTTCACTGTCCTGTCGTTCTTTGCAGAGCAG CTGATCATGTTGAAACGGCGGCTCTTCCCCAGACGCAGGGTCAGCAAGGATACGAACCCCGAGCGGGTGTGA